The nucleotide window tttctttccttaAAACTAAAAATGCGAGCATTTTGCAGGCTCGGACACTCGACTCTGAAATTTATCCCCAAGTTTTTGGGCAAGTTCCGCGTTGTTCGCGGAATCGAACCAGCGAAAAGGGATAACATGGAACGGACCGTAAACTAGCCAGACGCCTTAATTCATGTACCAGGGGCAAAATCACCCAAGAGAATAAATTCTCACGCTGCGAGTCGACCCGGCAAAATTTATCCCTCAATAGCCTTGCTTTATCCTTCATACAGACTCGAAGAAATAGGCTCTTATTTTCGAATGTATCGGAGTCTCGAACTCGGAATTCGGTTCCCGAACTTCCGTGTGATTCAATAAATGAACTAAGATGACTCCGTCGTTTCTAagaggaatttgaaaaaagaaaaggaaggaaaacgaaaatttacaaaatttatttaacccacgtcaattttttctatctgAAATCACAGTGAGTACAAGAATCGAGATATACGAAGCTGGATAAAAATGGCGAGCCCATTCGTTTTACGATCAAAAGAAGGTCTCGCTGCAGCAGCTTTATTCATAGCCTGACGCAGAGAAAAGCCGAGATATGAACTGAAATATTCCGTTTGAAAGGCTGATCGAACCGTCATGGGACGGTTTTCTCTCGTCTCGATCACGCCAAAGAAAACAGACGAGTTCGAGTTCCAGCTTATCGACTGTAGGTGTTcggaatattgaaatttcaaatcatgaAACATCAAAGAGACGTTCACCAAGCCGCTTTGATTCATTACTCGTTTACACGTAACGTGCACATTTGCTACGCGTACAGATTTTTAGCCAATGACAATTAGAATCCCTACTGCATCTAGAAGTAACATGTTTAAAAATGTTGCAACCAGGATAAGACAAATTCAACTATCAGACAGGCGAGGTGGATCTGACAGTTTCCGATAAAAATCGATGCAAAATCACAAATACTTGAAAGTGAAATAACTCCGTTATGCTTTCTATGTACGCTATCTAAATGTATGTAACATTTCTATAGATTTATGCAAATATACAGTATTTTTCCGCTCTGATTAATTAACATTTCCGAGTTTAATATAAGGTACTCACGTTGCCTCGAGATATGggagaatatatttttttttaattgccgCGTCCATCCTGCGGAGTTTATCgcatgtgtatacatataaaatggaaatttaCGTAAATAAAATTGCGATGGCACACTTGGATATTTCACCCGCTACAGTTACACACTTTTCATCATTATCTGTGGGTGTATTTTTATGTAGCTGAGAATATACAATACGTAACAGGCACtaacttttatattttatacccgaCTATAATTCACCGTACAAATTTAATATcgtgaattgaaaatacgtGCACTTCCACCTTacaattcaatgaaaaatacagCGCACAAAGAGCTTCGTCGTTGTATTTTATACGTGCTGTGCATGCGGGAATTTCAGCTGAATATTGCATATCACGTCACCGCGGAGTGTACAAACAGCGATGAAAATCCGCGGATTtaggtgtaaaaataaatttgtaatggCGTATTGAGGGAATGGACAGAATTCTTcgtcttcttattttcttaaTCCCGCGGGTGCAGTTTCTTTCGTATATTGGGTATATTGTCTAATAGGAAAAGTATGTTTCCTGTACGACAGTTGTGTTGCCTTTCGTAATTAATAGAGGGTGTTACCTCTGATTTGGAATCCTGTAATCATTCTTACCTTTCGCCTaataaaacgaattgaaaacctgATCAGTTCGAAGGCCGAGAAAGCAAATGTCGTTTGTAGACAAGCTGAGCTGCCAGAGCGTCTTCGGCAGCCATGCCtgtgaataaaaacaaaaagaaaaagaaaaacagtgaGACACTTATAGTGTAaccaataattaattaatttccggTGTGGTCACTGACGAGGAGCAACGTACCGATCGAATGGAAGACCGTGATATCCTGTTTTCCCGGCATCAGATTCGGTTCGAGGAAAACGTTACCTACGGAGGTGATCAAAGAAATGCCCTGGACCACGAGCCCCCGCAATTCGTTGCGGCCGCTTGACTCGTTGTCCAAATAGATTTTGACCCTTCGGTAGAGCGGTAAATCCAGTTCACAGTAATGAAAACGACCGCTGCCGACAGCTGTGCAGACCGTTTAAAAAATAGGTAAATTATACGTCCACTCATCCTAATTGGTAGATAGAGAATTTTTCTgcatgtaattattattatgtacaaCTATTAGCGTGGTCTTTaaaaaggtcatttttgaatttcgactgGTTCGCCCACCAAATCAGCTCCACATAATTCAAAAGTAATTCTGTaagattttcacatttttatttcaactcgtTTCCCAAGTGGCTTTCCCTGTTCAACCCTTACCGGGGGTTTCGCcatttagaattttcaaattcttggTTCAGATCCGTAATCAGCGAGCCAAAAAATCCCCctaaaacaaatttcatccaAGTCCGTTGGACAGATTTGATGTGCCCCTGAAAGGTTTGAATGGGATAATCCACTCTTTTTAGGGCGCGGGTTAGCGTTGAgataagaatataaaaaaattaggaaattaTTGTTTAATTATGTGGAGCCGATTTGGAGGGCGCATCggtcaaaattaaaaattgatttttttaagctCCACCCTAGTAACTATACCGTTGATGTGGGCGCCATTTTTGACCCACTCGTCGAAGAGGATTGGTTCGGAGGAAGAAGTCGCCGTAACTAAGATGTCCGCTCCTTCGGCGCATTCTCTTCCGGTACGAGCTACCCGCGCCTGATTAATGCCGAGGGTTTTCAACTCTGCAACTAAACGTTCCGCCTTGGGCAGCCGATGATTCCAAATGCGGATCTGAAGAAAGGTGATTTCAGCTATTATCCTTTCGTCGAAGGTGAACCTGTCTGCACTAAAGCGTTCTTGCCGTCGTCTAGTTTGACGTAAAATAGCGCTGGATAACTTACAGGTGATGAATATGATTCTACAGCCGAAATAAAATACGAAGTGTGCGTAAGCGGAGGCCATGACGGTTTATGACAGTCCCCGAATCGCTCGTTTCAATACTTGAAAACatcgttcaattttatccAAACTTCCTCTTATACCCCAGCTATTTCCACTCAACAATTTTATCTGTCGGACAGTTATATCTTTGTAACAATATCGATTCGGTAACGGTatcctttttttaattttgaaaggGGTTAACTCTGATATGTGTAAAACTGACTCTATAAATAAAGATGAAACATGTCCGGGCAATTGTAAACTGGTTCCTACCTCTGATATATTTGAGTAAGCAGCATGAAAGGCCAATGCGTGATTTTTCCCCTGTACTCCGGCTCCGAATATACCGAGAACGATCGGCTCATCGGAACTGTTTGACAATGAGTGTCtctttttgtacaaaatattcGTGGCCGCTACAGAAGCTGCCGCTGTTCTCCTGGCTGTTATTTCCGTGGCTTCCAATACCTGAAAATTCCGTAAAGAATTCTACATTATACCGTTGAAGATATATAAGACCAATGTTGggcaaaatactttttttttcacacacaaTTACTTTCTGGCATCGCATGAGGGAAGAGCCTAATGTGACAAAGTATGCGTGTATTGAGAAGCGTAGGTAAGGGTTGATATCACATGAACAGTCGCGAAGCACAAGTACAATAACCTTGGACTTTGGTGGTAACAACGTAAAGGAACGAGATGTAGAATTATATCGTGTATACAAGCGAGACAGACTTCTTACACAAGTTAGCTTTCCGCTGGTGACATCGAAGAGAAGTATAGTGCCCAAAATATTAGGCAGCGGATTTTCTCTTTCGGAATTCCCTGTGAAACTAGTCACTACTTTGCATGCCAACACGGGCTCGCCTTCGTGGACATCATTATTGAAGTCAAC belongs to Neodiprion lecontei isolate iyNeoLeco1 chromosome 5, iyNeoLeco1.1, whole genome shotgun sequence and includes:
- the LOC107226258 gene encoding ketimine reductase mu-crystallin; this encodes MLKCPWLILVSELLIIGYSATNTSLTVTPLSGNNSAREMATGLPIFLNEARVSQLLDGQWLPLIDAMHQALLASALKHAVPPLRSFTPIRDEGIMLTMPGYVDFNNDVHEGEPVLACKVVTSFTGNSERENPLPNILGTILLFDVTSGKLTCVLEATEITARRTAAASVAATNILYKKRHSLSNSSDEPIVLGIFGAGVQGKNHALAFHAAYSNISEIRIWNHRLPKAERLVAELKTLGINQARVARTGRECAEGADILVTATSSSEPILFDEWVKNGAHINAVGSGRFHYCELDLPLYRRVKIYLDNESSGRNELRGLVVQGISLITSVGNVFLEPNLMPGKQDITVFHSIGMAAEDALAAQLVYKRHLLSRPSN